One region of Marivirga arenosa genomic DNA includes:
- a CDS encoding ATP-binding cassette domain-containing protein, with protein sequence MIKIENLSKSYGKKSILKNINLSIDGGQIYGIVGANGAGKTTFFKCLAGIEDYYGSITSSFSSLKNNTGLLLTEPDFLSKLTGREYIVLMCNARNQDYNDLDKKNIFDLPLDEYASHYSTGMKKKLALLAILMQKNEVFLLDEPFNGVDMQSNLILSDIFLKLKELGKILLVSSHIYSSLTTICDQIFLFEEGELSSGFTKSHFSKLESEIKSGFKKDIGILGL encoded by the coding sequence ATGATTAAAATAGAGAATCTATCGAAATCGTATGGTAAGAAGTCTATATTGAAAAACATCAATCTTAGTATTGATGGAGGACAGATTTATGGTATTGTTGGAGCTAACGGTGCTGGTAAAACCACATTTTTTAAATGTTTAGCAGGTATTGAGGATTATTATGGTTCCATTACTTCAAGTTTCTCTAGTTTGAAGAATAATACAGGACTCCTGCTTACCGAGCCTGATTTTTTATCAAAATTGACTGGTCGCGAATATATTGTATTAATGTGTAATGCTAGAAATCAAGATTATAATGATCTCGATAAAAAGAACATCTTTGATCTTCCTTTAGATGAATATGCATCTCATTATTCTACAGGTATGAAGAAGAAACTAGCTTTATTGGCCATTTTAATGCAGAAAAATGAAGTATTCTTATTGGATGAGCCATTTAATGGTGTGGATATGCAGAGTAATTTAATACTATCAGATATTTTTTTAAAGCTAAAAGAATTAGGGAAGATATTACTAGTCTCCTCACATATTTACTCAAGCTTAACCACTATTTGTGATCAGATATTTCTTTTTGAGGAGGGCGAATTAAGTTCAGGTTTTACAAAAAGCCATTTTAGTAAATTAGAATCTGAAATAAAATCTGGTTTTAAAAAAGATATAGGTATTCTAGGATTATAA
- a CDS encoding metal-dependent hydrolase family protein yields MKKLILLFSLVYLSFSSLAQTSYLHCGKLIDVEKGKILEEMTVIVEGQKIVGLEKGYKNAEDGVEVIDLKSKTVMPGLFDMHVHIESETAKDGYIKRFTLNEADIAFQSVVYAKKTLMAGFTSVRDLGGTGVNSSLRDAINKGYVDGPTIYSAGKSIATTGGHADPTNGYKSDLMGNPGPAEGVVNSPEEARKAVRQRYKNGADVIKITATGGVLSMAKNGQNPQFFEDELKAIVETANDYGMITAAHAHGDEGMQRAIRAGIKTIEHGTLMSEETMELMKEYDAYYVPTITAGKSVAELAEIEGYYPEVVVPKAKAIGPKIQETFSKAYKKGVNIAFGTDAGVFKHGENGKEFGYMVEAGMPAMEAIVSATVTPAKLLKVYDQYGSIAKGKMADIIAVEDDPTENINTMEDVKFVMKKGKIYKN; encoded by the coding sequence ATGAAAAAGCTAATTCTATTATTCTCTTTGGTTTATTTGAGTTTTTCTTCTTTGGCTCAAACAAGCTATTTGCATTGTGGTAAATTGATTGATGTTGAAAAAGGTAAGATCTTAGAAGAAATGACCGTAATAGTGGAGGGACAAAAAATTGTCGGTTTAGAAAAAGGCTATAAAAATGCTGAAGATGGTGTTGAAGTCATTGATCTTAAGTCAAAGACAGTTATGCCAGGATTATTCGATATGCATGTTCATATTGAAAGTGAAACTGCTAAAGATGGTTATATTAAGAGATTTACTTTGAATGAAGCCGATATTGCATTTCAATCTGTAGTTTATGCTAAAAAAACATTAATGGCTGGCTTTACTTCTGTAAGGGATTTGGGGGGAACTGGAGTAAACTCGAGTCTTAGAGATGCCATTAACAAAGGTTATGTAGATGGGCCTACTATTTACTCAGCCGGAAAATCAATTGCTACTACAGGTGGTCACGCTGATCCAACCAATGGATACAAAAGTGATTTAATGGGGAATCCTGGTCCTGCTGAGGGAGTAGTGAATAGCCCTGAAGAAGCTAGAAAGGCTGTAAGACAACGATATAAAAACGGAGCTGATGTCATTAAGATTACGGCTACAGGTGGCGTATTAAGTATGGCTAAAAATGGCCAAAATCCTCAGTTTTTTGAAGATGAATTAAAAGCTATAGTAGAAACAGCTAATGATTATGGTATGATCACAGCCGCTCACGCTCATGGAGATGAAGGTATGCAAAGAGCCATTAGAGCTGGAATTAAAACCATTGAACATGGTACCTTAATGTCTGAAGAAACGATGGAGTTGATGAAAGAATATGATGCTTACTATGTACCTACTATTACAGCGGGTAAAAGTGTAGCTGAATTAGCTGAAATTGAAGGCTATTATCCTGAAGTGGTAGTGCCAAAAGCTAAGGCGATTGGTCCTAAAATTCAAGAAACATTTTCGAAGGCCTATAAGAAAGGTGTGAACATTGCCTTTGGTACTGATGCCGGTGTATTTAAACATGGGGAAAATGGGAAAGAGTTTGGTTATATGGTAGAAGCAGGAATGCCTGCAATGGAGGCTATTGTATCAGCTACAGTTACTCCAGCTAAACTATTAAAGGTATATGATCAATATGGTTCTATTGCTAAAGGTAAAATGGCTGATATTATTGCAGTAGAAGATGATCCAACTGAAAATATTAATACAATGGAGGATGTTAAATTTGTGATGAAAAAAGGAAAGATTTATAAGAACTAA
- a CDS encoding fatty acid desaturase family protein translates to MQEVSATKITDNNFFPTLKKKVDAYFKQNDLKTWGNRKLYTKATILLASFGLLYGLIVFVSMPVWLSLVLCGLFGLNLAAIGFNVMHDGAHGSFSNNKHVNYMMGLTLNLMGGVVFIWKNKHNKNHHSFTNIEGMDDDINIGPFIRVSTHQKKRWYHKFQHVYAYPLYATSYAFWVFFQDFKKYFTRKVANTELAKMSVKEHIIFWATKLAYITTFFVLPILMKGVLATVLGYLTVSVVTGWTIGVVFQLAHVVESTDFHDAPVEGERVIPTEWAIHQIRTTANFGTKSKILNWYTGGLNFQVEHHLFPRISHVHYPAINKLVKETCEQFNIAYNEFPSMLAAMGSHTRHLKLIGQTA, encoded by the coding sequence ATGCAAGAAGTATCAGCAACAAAAATCACAGACAACAACTTTTTTCCAACATTGAAAAAGAAAGTTGACGCCTATTTCAAACAAAACGACTTAAAAACCTGGGGTAATAGAAAGCTTTATACAAAAGCGACTATTTTATTGGCATCATTTGGGTTACTGTATGGTTTAATCGTTTTTGTCAGCATGCCTGTATGGTTATCACTTGTCCTATGCGGCTTATTTGGTTTAAATTTAGCGGCTATCGGATTTAACGTGATGCATGATGGAGCTCACGGGAGCTTCTCAAATAATAAGCATGTTAACTACATGATGGGATTAACCTTAAACCTTATGGGCGGGGTAGTTTTCATCTGGAAAAACAAACACAATAAGAATCACCATTCATTTACCAATATAGAAGGGATGGATGATGATATTAATATAGGTCCTTTTATTAGAGTATCTACTCACCAAAAGAAAAGATGGTATCATAAGTTTCAGCATGTATATGCTTATCCGTTGTATGCAACATCTTATGCATTCTGGGTTTTCTTTCAGGATTTCAAAAAGTATTTTACAAGAAAAGTAGCCAATACGGAATTAGCTAAAATGAGCGTTAAAGAGCATATCATTTTCTGGGCTACAAAGTTAGCATACATCACTACCTTCTTTGTATTACCTATTTTAATGAAAGGTGTTTTAGCTACTGTTTTAGGATATTTAACAGTTTCAGTGGTGACGGGTTGGACAATTGGAGTAGTTTTTCAATTAGCTCACGTTGTAGAATCTACTGATTTTCATGATGCACCAGTAGAAGGTGAAAGAGTTATCCCTACCGAATGGGCTATTCATCAGATTAGAACTACCGCTAACTTTGGTACTAAAAGCAAAATATTAAATTGGTATACAGGAGGATTGAATTTCCAGGTAGAACATCACTTATTTCCAAGAATTAGCCATGTTCACTACCCTGCTATCAATAAGTTGGTTAAAGAAACCTGCGAACAATTTAACATTGCTTATAATGAATTTCCAAGCATGTTAGCTGCAATGGGTTCACATACTCGACATTTAAAATTGATTGGGCAAACAGCATAG
- a CDS encoding acyl carrier protein phosphodiesterase — MNILAHIYLSGESDEIKIGNFIGDFVKASDMERFNEGINRGIKLHWAIDEFTDHHAVVQKSKDRLRPKYGHYAGVIIDIFYDHFLAKNWNDFHSTLLRTFVDDTYNMFNQNLDILPENVQYVLPYMIKNDWLYNYQYFDGIEKVMQGMANRSNFNSKMEQSIDELKKYHKEFEKEFQEFFPELIDFSKTFLEMKMNH; from the coding sequence ATGAATATTTTGGCTCACATATATCTTTCAGGTGAATCTGATGAAATAAAAATCGGGAATTTTATAGGTGATTTTGTTAAAGCATCTGATATGGAGCGTTTTAATGAAGGGATCAATAGAGGTATAAAATTGCATTGGGCAATTGACGAATTCACTGATCATCACGCTGTTGTACAAAAAAGCAAAGATAGATTAAGACCTAAATATGGACATTATGCTGGAGTTATTATCGATATTTTTTATGATCATTTCTTAGCTAAAAATTGGAATGATTTTCACTCTACCCTTCTTAGAACATTTGTAGATGACACCTATAACATGTTTAATCAAAATTTAGACATCCTTCCTGAAAATGTTCAATATGTTTTGCCGTATATGATTAAAAATGATTGGTTATATAATTACCAATATTTTGATGGAATTGAAAAAGTGATGCAAGGGATGGCGAATCGATCGAATTTCAATTCTAAAATGGAACAGTCAATCGATGAACTGAAAAAATATCATAAGGAATTTGAGAAAGAGTTTCAGGAGTTTTTCCCAGAGCTTATTGACTTTTCCAAGACCTTCCTAGAAATGAAAATGAATCATTAG
- a CDS encoding carboxypeptidase regulatory-like domain-containing protein, with amino-acid sequence MKKLTLTLSLLTISAFLFFQFTPKDINDQFFKTNLRITIQDDLGNIQEGARVTLYSSNEDYRKGENPVTEPQMTDDKGRVTFKDLEPTVYHVYAEKGKMNNNNLGVKTDTLVAKKLNKVAIVIQ; translated from the coding sequence ATGAAAAAATTAACACTAACATTAAGTTTATTAACAATATCAGCATTTTTGTTTTTTCAATTTACCCCTAAAGATATTAATGATCAATTTTTTAAGACTAATCTTAGAATCACAATTCAGGATGATTTAGGTAATATTCAAGAAGGAGCAAGGGTTACTTTATATAGTAGTAATGAGGATTATAGAAAAGGAGAAAATCCAGTTACTGAGCCTCAGATGACTGATGATAAAGGAAGAGTAACCTTCAAAGATTTAGAGCCTACAGTTTATCACGTTTATGCCGAGAAAGGTAAAATGAATAATAATAACTTAGGTGTTAAAACTGATACATTAGTGGCCAAAAAGCTAAATAAAGTAGCTATTGTGATTCAGTAG